One segment of Stappia sp. 28M-7 DNA contains the following:
- a CDS encoding NAD(P)H-hydrate dehydratase, which produces MELLTPGEMGRADALAIAGGVPGIELMRRAGLAVADACSRMAGHSGQVLVLAGPGNNGGDGFVAAKVLRQRGYRVELLLLGDPERLSGDAALAFSEMQAAGLTVGILSQDTLDRVPGQASVVIDALFGAGLSRPIEGVAGAAIDRVNGSGVPVLAVDLPSGVNGASGGAMGPAIRASRTVTFFRLKPGHLLLPGRLLAGRVELADIGIPASVLDEVHGSEQGKTWRNDPELWGMGLRPPRLDGHKYARGHAVVVSGPALSTGAARLAAGAALRAGAGLVTVATPPSAALVNASHLTAVMVRSFRGSGGLAEMLADRRLNAIALGPGAGVGEETRALALTCLSGERAVLLDADAITSFTGEVEALAGALSRRTGARAADVVLTPHDGEFARLFGERAGGPSRLARARAGARASGAVVVLKGADTVVADPDGRAAINDSAPAWLATAGSGDVLSGIVTGLLAQGLGGFEAACAGVWLHGRAGALAGPALTAEDLEPALRLALAEFFSRAG; this is translated from the coding sequence CGATGCCTGCAGCCGCATGGCCGGGCACTCGGGACAAGTCCTGGTGCTGGCCGGCCCCGGCAACAATGGCGGCGACGGATTCGTTGCCGCGAAGGTCCTGCGCCAGCGGGGGTACCGCGTCGAGCTGTTGCTGCTCGGCGATCCCGAGCGCCTGTCGGGCGATGCGGCGCTCGCCTTTTCCGAGATGCAGGCGGCGGGCCTGACTGTCGGCATCCTGTCGCAGGACACATTGGACCGTGTGCCGGGGCAGGCGTCGGTGGTGATCGACGCGCTGTTCGGGGCAGGGCTCTCGCGTCCGATCGAGGGCGTTGCGGGCGCGGCCATCGACCGGGTCAACGGCTCGGGCGTTCCGGTGCTGGCGGTCGACCTGCCGTCGGGCGTGAACGGGGCGAGCGGCGGGGCGATGGGCCCGGCGATCCGTGCCAGTCGGACGGTGACATTCTTTCGTCTGAAGCCGGGCCATCTGCTGCTTCCAGGCCGCCTGCTCGCCGGGCGGGTGGAGCTTGCCGATATCGGCATTCCGGCCTCGGTCCTCGATGAGGTGCATGGCAGCGAGCAGGGAAAGACCTGGCGCAACGACCCGGAGCTTTGGGGGATGGGTCTGCGCCCGCCGCGGCTCGATGGGCACAAATATGCACGCGGCCATGCGGTGGTGGTGTCTGGACCGGCCCTGTCCACCGGAGCGGCGCGGCTGGCCGCCGGTGCTGCGCTTCGTGCCGGGGCCGGGCTCGTGACCGTGGCAACGCCGCCCTCCGCCGCGCTGGTGAATGCCAGCCATCTGACCGCGGTGATGGTACGCTCCTTTCGCGGGAGCGGGGGGCTTGCCGAGATGCTGGCCGACCGGCGCCTCAATGCAATTGCGCTGGGGCCGGGGGCTGGTGTCGGCGAGGAGACGCGGGCGCTCGCGCTGACCTGCCTGTCGGGCGAACGGGCGGTGCTGCTGGACGCAGACGCGATCACATCCTTTACCGGAGAGGTGGAGGCGCTGGCCGGTGCGCTCTCTCGTCGCACAGGCGCGCGGGCCGCCGACGTCGTGCTGACGCCCCATGACGGCGAGTTCGCCCGCCTCTTTGGCGAGAGAGCCGGTGGGCCTTCGCGACTAGCGCGGGCGCGCGCCGGGGCAAGGGCAAGCGGAGCCGTTGTGGTCTTGAAGGGCGCCGATACGGTCGTTGCCGACCCGGACGGGCGGGCGGCGATCAACGACAGCGCGCCGGCCTGGCTTGCCACGGCGGGCTCCGGCGATGTGCTCTCGGGCATTGTCACCGGCCTCCTGGCGCAGGGGCTTGGCGGGTTCGAAGCGGCTTGCGCCGGTGTGTGGCTGCATGGGCGCGCGGGCGCGCTGGCGGGGCCTGCATTGACGGCGGAGGATCTTGAGCCGGCTCTGCGGCTGGCG